One Pseudobdellovibrionaceae bacterium genomic window, TTAGTTTTGCATAAATTTAATATATTTACAGTAGGCAGTGGGTGCGAAGAAATTCTATTGGGAAGTTGATGTAATAAATATTTTTTATCTTGTGCCTGCTTCCAGCTTTCCAAACTGGGGGTGGCCGAGCCTAACAGGATGGGAATATTTTTTAATTTGGCTCTAACAATAGCAGCGTCTCTAGCATGATACCTTAAACCTTCTTCTTGTTTAAAACTTTGCTCGTGTTCTTCGTCGATTATAATATAGGCCAAATTAGGAATATCGCAAAATAAAGCAGAACGAGTTCCAATAAGTATAGATTTTTCTTTATTGCTAATAGACAGCCACTGATTAGTTTTTTCTCTTGGTGTTAATTGAGAATGAATAGTAGCCACTTGGTTAGGAAATCGAGAAGTAAACCTTTGTATTAGTTGAGGAGTTAGTGAAATTTCTGGAACCAATAATAAGACTTGTTTTTTTTCTTCTACAACAGCTTGTATAAGTTGCATATAAATTTCTGTTTTTCCAGACCCTGTTACTCCAAAAAGTAAATGAGTGTTAAAGCCAGTATGTTTTTTTATATTGGCAATGACTTTTTTTTGTTCACTAGTAAGTACGGGTGGTTTTTGTAAAGCGGTTTGTGGAGTAGGAGATTTTTTTTTATTTTTTCTTGTGCTAGCTTTTAGAGGAGGAAAGGCATGCTTGCTTACTAACCCAATGGGATGAAGGTAGTAGTTAGAAAGCCAAAGTAGCCATTGCAAATAGCGTTCTGTAACGGGGTAGTCCATTTCGTGAATTTCTTTTATAGATTTTATGGGAAATGTTTTTTTACTTTTTTCTGCCACCGCATTTGCTTTTTCCTTTTTTTCGGCTTTTAGGGTAACCGCTTTGGCCTTACCCGCTTCGTCTTTATCCACGCCGTCTTTATCCACGCCCTTTTTTATAACTAAACCCTGCACTAAACGCTTCCCCAAAGGCACGCTAACTAGTTGGCCGGGCAAAATATCATTGGTTAAATAAGAGTAAGTTAAGGGTTTTTTTAAGGGTGCAAAAACGGCAACTTGATAAAGAAACATAATATTTTTTTAGCGAAAATGCTTTAAAAAAAACAACAAACTGTCAGAGCCTTTATTAAAGACCGCCACCTCTTTTGGTGTTTCGTTTTTAGGTTTTGCTTGATTAAATTGATAAGAGCTAATGGATTTAACTTTGATTGTTGAAATAGTAACGCTTTGTTTGTTAAAAAAAACTTGTATATTTTTTGGAAGCCAAAGCCCTTTTGTATACCTTTTGTAATTAGAAGCTTGTAAAAAAATATTAGTTTTAAATAAAATTTGCTTAATATAAAATCGCAAATTATCAATAATAATATTTGGTCCGTACTTTGCAGGAACTTTTGTTTGCGAAATATTAGACAGATTATTAATAATGTATTGCGGGTTTCCGTTATAGCGAAGTAAGTGGCTAAAAGATTTACTTACGCTTAGTTTTATTTTTTTAGCGGCTTTAAAAAAACGAGAAGAGTTTTTGCTAAAAAAAAAGTTTTGGTAAAAATACTCTCCAACAGGAGCTATAAAATATTTCGATTCTTGCCAAACTTGCTTTTTGTTAGTGGAGTAAACGCTAAAAGTATTTTTATAAGAGCTTTTAAGTTTAATTAGGTTGTCTTTAATGTACCAAGTTTCATAAAGGGTATATTTATTATCAGAAAAAAAAACTTTTTGTTGAACTTGGTAAATGCCCTTGCCGTGTTGTGCGGTAACCAATTGTGCTAAGCCTTTTACCGAGGGAACATAGGCTTTTGTTGTGCTGCTAATTAGCAATACGATTAAACCCAACAACCAACTGGACTTTCGACGGTATAAAAAATGCATAAATAATGTATGCCAGCATAGGCGTGAGTTGTAAACTTTTCTTTATCTTGTCCGATAAGTATATATGAAGATTATTTTTGTATTTTTTTGCCTATGGCTTCTTTCTGGGTGCAAAGATAGTCCCAAAAAAGGGGGCGTCACCGACGGTTCGGTGCCTTCTTCGCCCATAGTGAATGCCAACTTAACAGCCAACCCTTACGAGTTTGTATTTGATACCATTGCCTATATGTCTTGCAGTAACCCTGCGGGAGGGTCGCAGTATCCTCGTGGCACATTTTTTACTTTTAAGGTGGGGGCTTATAACCCAGGGGCAGGATTAAAATTATCCTCTGATTTTTTAAAGGCCACAGCCTATTCTGACTTAACAGCAGCGAAAAGATTTTTTAGAAGAGAAAATAGTTTTAATGCGTCTTACTCCCGCAGCGGTGAAGCACAATGGTCGATACAGTTAAGTGTACGAGGTAGTGACCCTAATTCGTCTAATACAAATTCACTGAATCAGATATGGCCTGTTGAAGGAGGTGTGGCCGCGCGGGGAACAGATTACCATGTTCTTTTTCCTAATAGACAGTACGGTTCTTTTCAAGTTTTAACTCAATTATTAAATTTAGCAGAATTTAAAAAGGACGATCCTTACCTCCGTTATGCGAAGGGAAATTCTGGCCTAAACAACTCTTATTTTGAGCAAAGTTTGGGAAGAAGGGGTCTGTCTTTTTTAGGTGCTTCTTTCGATGCTATAAATGAGTTACACACTAATAGGCGTAGATTAACTGCTCTTTATGCCGCCACGGCCCCTAATAACCCCATTCCTATTAAGGCCAGTGGTAATGGTACAGGTCGGTCGTTTGCACTAAGCTTTAACGCTGTGGGAGAGGAGAGTCCGCAAGATAGAAGAAAGCTAGTGAGGGTTACTGAATATCGTGTAAAAAATGCTGTGGGAACAAAAGAGTCTTCTGTGGGTTGGAGCTGTGGTTCTTACCAAGTAATGAGGCACAAAGATCGAGCGCGGTGTGCCACTTCTTCTGGCGGTTCGACAATATCTTCAGAACCTTCAAAACTTTTAGAACGGGCTATGGAAAATGTATGGGGCTCCACAGGGTTTTGGAAATTCGATCATGATAAAAAATGTGCAGTTTTTCAATTAAACACAAAAGCAAGCTCCACAGAGAACAGAACGACTCATAATGTTTGTTACGATGAGGTTGCGTTAGCCGACAGAACCAATAAAGAGGTAGCCTATCAACCCCCTGTAGATAATTCTTCACCTTGCGATTCTTCAAGTTCGAGTTCTCCTTATTGTCCCCATTTCTTAAGCGCCTGTTGGAGACACAGCAATTAAGAATGTATTGAATTTTCCTGTTTTTCCTAGGCTGCTTATTGACAAAGTTTAGAAAAAACTTCATA contains:
- the priA gene encoding primosomal protein N', which encodes MFLYQVAVFAPLKKPLTYSYLTNDILPGQLVSVPLGKRLVQGLVIKKGVDKDGVDKDEAGKAKAVTLKAEKKEKANAVAEKSKKTFPIKSIKEIHEMDYPVTERYLQWLLWLSNYYLHPIGLVSKHAFPPLKASTRKNKKKSPTPQTALQKPPVLTSEQKKVIANIKKHTGFNTHLLFGVTGSGKTEIYMQLIQAVVEEKKQVLLLVPEISLTPQLIQRFTSRFPNQVATIHSQLTPREKTNQWLSISNKEKSILIGTRSALFCDIPNLAYIIIDEEHEQSFKQEEGLRYHARDAAIVRAKLKNIPILLGSATPSLESWKQAQDKKYLLHQLPNRISSHPLPTVNILNLCKTNEEVDISKKPKFFSKDKNIPFWLHAKLLEAIKNTLEKKEQIALLLNRRGFSSQVLCGQCGYSPECPNCSIHLTLHKKQYLVCHHCEYSESFNPSCAKCSSQELKPVGLGTEQVEQDLQQLFPQANVARADRDEITKREDYENLIKNMEERKIDILIGTQMIAKGLDFPHLSLVGVLLADSSFYFPDFRSNEKSFQLLVQMSGRAGRAEKKGEVFIQSFNPDHPCLDFVATQNYIDFTKAELKNRKDFMYPPFNKIALIKVHSLSEHSSNQYAKNLVKLANQWIKQYAFYKNIVVKGPSPATLFKVRNKYRYQILIKSDDYKMLNHFCKELLNNKIKKPSNIKCDVTIDPINFL